The genomic segment AGGCCGTCGTCAAGGCCACAAGCCAAGGAGTTGCAAGCCAAGAATGTTAGGCTTCATTGGGAAATCAAAAAGATGCTTATTGTGGAAGAAGAGTCCAAGAACCAATACAAGAATTGTGAGTTGAATAGGCTAAGTGCTACACATATTTCATCCggtaattgcacggtttgtcgTTCAAAtggattggtctttaattttttcctttcaaatgggctggcctttaatttttgtacttcAAAATAAAACTTATGCCTAGtggggcataagttctttaagggtaAAAACTTATCCACACcgggtgtttacaccaaacAAATGGATGTATGACATGTGTTTGAATATTTACAATTATCAATTAACtatgattaattaatgtatatattcatttcattaaatcacttaaccatggtaaattgcattagtttggtgtaaacacccgGTGTGAATAAGTATTTACTTTCTTTTAAGGCGGGTGCATAACTTGTAGATATTATGATACGTACCTTATGCAAttctaggcataagttcgattctgaacgataaaaataaaaaaccaggACAAAAAGAGCAGAAGTGCAAATGGCCTATATTTCAGGATTCCAGTTCAAACCCAAAGAGGAGGAAGATTGAGCTCACGTGAAACCCAAAGAGCTGAAAATCAATCCCACAAAGGGACTGAAATTCTGTCCAAAAATGGGCTGCCATGCGCCCCCATGTGGCAGCAATTAAAGCCCAAAAGGGGTTGTTTAGTGGCCAAGTTTTTGCACGGATTGGCGTTCATAtggattggtctttaatttttggccctcaaatcgctggtctttaattttgccgccacttctcatttaatgaaaatttgtgagCAAAATATTCTTATTCGATGGTCTGAGAAACCAGATATTCTGGGCTCGAACTCATGCAgagtaaataaaaataattttgcaaggcaaggtttcaTAGAAAGTCATAAATTATGCCTATTCGGCCAAAGCTACATAGAAACTATACCTTGTTCGACATAGTTCTATAGGCATTAAGTTATTCGGCATAAGTTTATAGAAattatgccttgcgaaattgtttttttttttttagggcaaTCTTTGTCCCATTTTTCCTTGTTATCATCTGAAATTTTATTTGGGAATTCTACATGGCCTAGAGAACAGTAGgccttatttatatttagtagctatacttTATATTAATTACATCTCATAGCTAAAAGGTGTATTTCAATTACACAAAGTAACTAATTCAAAACTCATATATTCTTATTCCTTTGTATCAATCTTTCCCTTACCCCTCCACTCTCTCCCTCTCTTGCAACCACCAGCGAACGAAAAATCAAAATCAGCACCTaccttcatcttctttctttgcTCCGTGGCAAAAGCGATCCACCACGAACAACGGCTACGACCAACGCCACCGAAGAAAAAGCAGGAGAAGAGAGGAAAATTAGTCTCTCTCTAAAAATTTAATCTCCATATCTCTCTATATCGTCATATAATACAGATAGATAGTTACACATACATCTGTATCTATCAATTTTATCTGTTCATTTAAATTGTTCTTCAGAttcgccgttttttttttttttttttttgtgtgtgttctCGAATTGATCGGACGGTGGAGAATAGGTATGCACCGACGAACTCCTTAAACTCCGGCGGGTCTCATCTTCTCCGATGTCTTCGATCGAGTGTATTTATCAGATCTGTAATCGAAATGTTGCCGGAGCTAAATGTATTTATTCAAATCTGAGTATTTATCATTGTTGGTTTCTGGTTGGATCCTTACCGGACGACGACACCATTGCTGGCGACGGGAAAATTTTCGGCGGCGTATCTCAAATCTgaatgtattttatttcttgcatctctgtgtattttttttcttgtatctcaaatctgaatatattttagtgtattagttatttttttagtgtacaatagagtgtttctttatgtatttttcgCTTGTATTTCGAATGagatttttttgtatacaaGTGAATACAGCAGAATATCCCTgtattttttttgcatttatgttGTTTTGAATACAATCGAATTAAATAGAATAAGttgaatacaatgtaaaagttGTTATGAATGAATACAGTCAAAttaaatacagcgaaatacagCCGAATTGAAATACAACTGAATTTAAATACACGTTAATATAACTACGAAATATAATTAGCAAAAGTGTAGCtatgccttaaaaaaaaaaaacctaaaatatAGTCATTTGTGTAAAATGCCCATTTTATTTTACAGACATTTGTTTGTTTGGGACAATCTTAAATCTTCGAAAAGGGCCCTTATATTTAGTTGTAGGAAGTCACAGCGTGCCACGTGTAGGCTGTAGGACAATTGTAAtaaggggcataatcgtcagaACAAGAAAAGATTATACAACTCCTATTGGAAAACCCTAACTCACACTATTTTATACCTCACACAAAGTGGAGGGGCGTAGATCCGAGGAGTTTGGGCAAACCCTAACTTCTCTTTATTCACTTTCACACTAACAACAActcctctttctctttctcttctcttctctttactTTCAATCTCACCTTTTCTCCAGGTAccttttttactcttttttacaaaagaaacataatgctgcttttttttttttttttttgaagctcTAGATAATAAATGCAGTTATTAAATGCTTTATTTTGTTGTCTTGTGTAGTTTGAGGGAGATGTATCTGTTATTATCTGTTTTTGGGTCATGATTTAGTTTTGAAAGTTGATGGTTTGTCAAGTAGGGTGAAAGATTTCTTAGTCTTTGTAGTTTGTAGAGCATGACATTTTATTAAACTAAATTAGGTTAAAAATGGGctattcagaaaaaaaaaagtgtattaTTGGCGTTGTTTATGTGGTTGGTTTTGTTAATCCTATGGAAAGACGTGGAACTGGTGTACTGTAAGTAGTAAATTACTTGCTTGACTTGTAATATGGAaggttgctttttttttttttttttttgggtgggggcAGAAATTTTTACTTAACGTTGTTTTGTGCTGACGTTAAATTATCCAAGTGCTAAACTTTATAGTGAAGCACATTGAACTTGTCGTGTTGGAAGTTAGAAGTCTAAATACAAAAAGGGCTGGATGATTATTCCTGCTAGGATTCTAGCTAATCTAGTTAAGGTGGTGtgagtttatttttatttttgcgcATGAGATTGTTTCtaatgttttgttggtattgttaatgtggggttttgttttgttttttgagAGTGGTAATAATCTTGTTAATGTTGTGTTTTATTCCTGGTTGGACACATTTAACCAAATCAAAAACTAGATGTTTAAAACTACAAGAAAATATGATTTAGTTCCCTAggagattgttttttttttttttttaaacccaaagtGGTAGCAGGGATAGCAATGAGCTATGTCATTCTTTTGAAGGTCTCCAACTCGAATGGACCTACATGTTTtttattagtttggtttggtttggtttttttcAATTGTGGACTTTTTTGGTATTATGGAATGGATGTTTTGACAATATGTAAGTTCACGCTAACTCTCTCTTTATCCTTATGTGCTGTGAATTCTTTCTAGTCATGGCGGGTGAAGCTCCTGATGGATCCCAATTTGATGCTCGTAAATTTGATTCGAAAATGACAGAGTTGTGAGTACTACTGCCTCAATTAATTTTTTGCATTCTCATTTTCGATTTTTGGATTTCTGCATGAGTTTCTATATCCACACATAGGCATAACTGTGAGTCACAATGTTTATTTTACTCGTGTGTGGGAAATACTACTTTTTTGCTATAACTTGCATCATATCCTTCTTTGATTGTGGATGCAGGCTAAATGCTGAGGGGCAAGAGTTCTTCACCTCATATGACGAGGCTTATGATAGTTTTGATGCTATGGGATTGAAGGAGAACCTCCTGAGAGGCATTTATGCATATGGTCAGTTGAGAGTCTTTCCCGCTTCTCTTATTTGGTTCTTTGTGCACATTTTATTAAGGTCATTTTCTATCATATAAACTATATCTAATATTAAACTATATAACCTTGTAGGTTTTGAGAAACCCTCAGCAATCCAGCAAAGAGGAATTGTACCTTTTTGCAAAGGTCTTGATGTGATTCAACAGGCTCAGTCTGGAACCGGAAAGACTGCTACTTTTTGTTCAGGAGTTCTGCAACAACTGGACTATGAACTGTTAGATTGTCAAGCTTTGGTCTTGGCACCTACTCGTGAGCTCGCACAACAAATTGAAAAGGTCATGCGAGCACTTGGAGACTATCTTGGTGTCAAGGTTCATGCTTGTGTGGGAGGTACCAGTGTCCGTGAGGATCAACGAATCCTTTCAAGTGGGGTTCATGTTGTTGTGGGAACACCTGGACGTGTATTTGACATGTTGAGAAGACAGTCTCTCCGCCCTGATCACATTAAGATGTTTGTATTGGACGAGGCTGATGAAATGCTTTCCAGAGGTTTCAAGGATCAGGTGACTATTTTAGATGGAAAAGTCCCCTTCTCCCCATATTTGTATATAAACCTATAGTTTCGATGAATCCATAAGCACATATGTTTTGTTTAGATATGTCTATCCTCTATACTGAAGTATCAACTTGTAATTAATTAAAGGAAAATGGAAGTCTAAATCCGTAACATCCTTCAGTTAATGAGAGCAACAACATTAgttttgtgatttgtataaCGATAATGTAGTGGTACTGATAGTGCTTGGAAGTTAGTTTTTCTTCATTCTGAGAAATATGTATCTCTACAGAGTGGTTCACTTGTGTTCTCGGGGAGGAAGGGTGTGGAAGGTTTAGTTATTAGCAAAAGTGATTTCTGCTTTATGGTGCACTTTAGCATACTCAACTGACTCAAATTTTAGTGTTAGAAGGCAAGGATGCTACttgtttttctgttttctttgtgctaatttcttttctttcacaaTTAAGTATGCTGTAACATAGTTTTAAATCCATAGTCCTGTTTCCCAGGAGGTGTGTGATGAGGCATGTGCGAAGCTGTAAATTATGTGTAGCTTTGCACTGATGTCCAATTCTTTTGTGAATCTGCTGTCCAATGCTGTTTACAATGGATATCCCCGTATTGTGTGCTAGGATTCTGGGTCTGTATCCATTGCTTGCGCTAACCTGGCATTTACTCTCtaaatttatagccacacagcTTTACATGATTTCTTCCCTGGTTCTAAAATCTATACTTTTGTCTCCAGATCTATGATATCTTCCAGCTCTTGCCTCCTAAGATTCAGGTTGGTGTTTTCTCTGCCACAATGCCTCCTGAGGCTCTTGAGATCACAAGGAAGTTCATGAACAAACCTGTGAGGATTCTTGTCAAACGCGATGAACTGACCTTGGAAGGTATCAAACAGTTTTATGTGAATGTGGAAAAGGAAGAATGGAAGCTTGAGACCCTTTGCGATCTGTATGAAACCTTAGCCATCACCCAGAGTGTGATTTTTGTGAATACACGTCGCAAAGTTGACTTGTTAACAGACCAGATGCGAGGCAGAGACCATACAGTCTCAGCTACCCATGGTGACATGGACCAGAACACTAGGGATATTATAATGCGTGAATTCCGTTCTGGTTCCTCGCGTGTTCTCATCACCACCGATCTTTTAGCCAGAGGAATTGATGTCCAACAAGTCTCCCTTGTCATAAATTATGATCTCCCCACTCAACCTGAGAATTATCTTCATCGTATTGGACGTAGTGGACGGTTTGGTAGGAAGGGTGTTGCAATCAACTTTGCAACCAAGGATGATGAGAGAATGTTGTCTGACATTCAGAGGTTTTACAACGTGGTAATTGAGGAGCTTCCAGCAAATGTTGCTGATCTACTGTAAGCTTTTTTCGGCTCTAATGGCTACAAGAATCGAACGGCAGGCCGTTGTTTGCTTTGGCCATTTCTCCACAATTTACgcaatttttcttctttttattgttttgatttaattttaactctttgtttgtttgtttagtTTAATAGCCTTAGTGTAGTGCTGAACTAATGAGTAATACACATTGGATTGTCTTATTTATCATCATATACAGTGGTGAGCTTTTGCTAGTCTGATATGCTTCAGTCAGGACCTTTTTATCAAAGGAGATAGATATTATTATTAAgagaatacaaaaaaaattatagattAGTTCCACTTGCTGTTGGAGGAAAAAGGGATACCGTTAATGACTCAAAAAGCGCACGACATAAGGTATATGGTTATCGGatcacaaatataataatcgacAGAGGTGTAGTTGAAGTCTTATTccgagtccggaaccaaaatgccccaaaaaatATCATGTGGAGCTAAAATATCTCAACAAAAAAGGAAgtgacaaaagtacctttagtgCAGTAATttattactgcgctaaagcagtttATGGAGACGGAGCTGTTAACGACTT from the Lycium ferocissimum isolate CSIRO_LF1 chromosome 11, AGI_CSIRO_Lferr_CH_V1, whole genome shotgun sequence genome contains:
- the LOC132038522 gene encoding uncharacterized protein LOC132038522 → MGTTGMDCRNWDEDIYRDSVILERQSQCRTVFRTAFAPNPNHDSYPDLIVAAISDGSIASYPISSCHELNSAANSLVPVAEPSWMVQGHDGPSYDVKFYGNHEDSLLLSCGDDGRIRGWKWKEMLESKESAQGGVSKPVLDLVNPQKKGPWGALSPIPENNCMAVNNQTGSIFAASGDSCAYCWDVEKNEIKMVFKGHSDYLHCIVARNSHNQVITGSEDGTARIWDCRSGKCIQIIDPQKDKKLKELFPYVSCIALDASESWLACGSGRSLSVWNLQACESVSGITTSAAIQDAVFDDNQVLAVGAEPLLSRFDLNGDIISQIPCAPQSLFSVSAHPSGVTAVAGYGALVDIVSQFGSHLCTFQCKGVQKGLPISSSSKIHVVVKLVAMVVVKLAAMVGAEWWFRFIHFHTNNNSSFSFSSLLFTFNLTFSPVMAGEAPDGSQFDARKFDSKMTELLNAEGQEFFTSYDEAYDSFDAMGLKENLLRGIYAYGFEKPSAIQQRGIVPFCKGLDVIQQAQSGTGKTATFCSGVLQQLDYELLDCQALVLAPTRELAQQIEKVMRALGDYLGVKVHACVGGTSVREDQRILSSGVHVVVGTPGRVFDMLRRQSLRPDHIKMFVLDEADEMLSRGFKDQIYDIFQLLPPKIQVGVFSATMPPEALEITRKFMNKPVRILVKRDELTLEGIKQFYVNVEKEEWKLETLCDLYETLAITQSVIFVNTRRKVDLLTDQMRGRDHTVSATHGDMDQNTRDIIMREFRSGSSRVLITTDLLARGIDVQQVSLVINYDLPTQPENYLHRIGRSGRFGRKGVAINFATKDDERMLSDIQRFYNVVIEELPANVADLL